The genomic window GCGGGACACAGGAAGGCTTTTCCCGCGTCCCGCGCACCGCGCCCTGCCTCCCTTACGCGCGCTTGCGGCGGCGCAGGCGGTCCATCGCGGATTCCAGGCTCAGGCGCATGCGTTCGAGGGCCTGGGCCAGGTCGCCGATCTCGTCGTTGCGGTCGGCCTGCACCGGGCGGGTCAGGTCGCCCATGCTGATGGCGTCGGCCACCTTCACCAGGCGCTCGATAGGCTGCACGACGCGGCGGGCGGCGCGCAGAGCCAGAATCGCCGCGAGGACCAGCGCCAGCAGCGACACGCCCAGCACCAGCAGCAGCGTGTTGCGCAGGTTGGCCTGCGCCTGGTTGGTGGGCACCCCCACCGCGATGCGGTACAGCAGGTCCGAGCTGTCCTCGGTGGCAGAGGCGGTCGTGCGCTGGCCGTTTCCGGTGTCCACCACGCCCAGGCGGCTCACCACGTAGTTGGTGCGCTCGGCCTGCTGGTTGTCCTTGTTCCCGGCCAGGTCACGCAGTTCCTTGGCCTGGGGCGAGTCGCCCGCGCCGACCTCTTCGAGTTGCTTGAGCTGCTCGCGGTAGGCGTCGGCGGCGCTGCCGCTGGTCACGAAGGTGCCGGTTTCCGGGTGGTCCTTGAGGAAGCCCGCGACGCGGCCCTGCAAGGTGCCGTCAAGCTGCGGGTTCTGGCTGCGGAAGTAGGTGGTGCCGTCGGGCAGTTCGACGCGCACGAAGCCGACGCTTGAACGCTTGAGCAGCGCGTCGAGCTGGGCATTCACCGTTTCCTGGTCGCGGGTGTCCAGGCTGGTGCCCACGGCCACGGCGACCGCCTCGGCGTTCTGCTGCACCAGCTGGCGCTGGAGGCTGGGCAGGATGGCCGTCAGCAGCCCCAGCGTCAGCGCGGTGGACAGCGCCAGCGGCGCGAGCGCCCCGACCGTCATCTGCCGCGCCAGGCTGCGGCGGCGGCCCAGTGGCCCCCGCGCCTCGTCCGACACGGCGGTCAGGAACATCTCGGGCGAGGCAGCCTCGGCCTCGGCCTGCGGCTTGCTGTCGTGGATGGTCAGCGCGCCCGTGAAGTCCGACCAGATGTCGCCACTGCCCGCAGGGTTGCCCCCCGCGGGGTCAGCGGGCGTGACCGGGAGGGTTCCGGCCAGCCCTCCCCCGCCGGGAGCTGCGTCGGCGGCCGGGAAGGGGGGCAGGCTGCTGGCTCCCACCGGGGCGGTGCCCTCCGCCCGCAGGGGGGCCGCGAAGGGGTCGGTGCCCAGGGCAGCCGGGGCGAAGGGGTCCGCCGCCAGGTCAGCCCACACGTCGTCGGCGGGCAGGGTCAGCACGCCGGGTTCGGCCCGGCTGGCCGCGCCCGCCTCCGGCAGGGAGGCTGCCGGGGCCGCGCTGCCGCCCAGGTCGGGCACGGCACGCAGCACTGACCCCGCGGCCGGGGCCGCCTGGAACGGACTGGGCATTTCCGTCGTCTCGTCCCGCACCTCCTCCAGCGCGACCTGGGCACCCAGGTCCTCGAAAACGTGCAGCAGCAGGTCGGCGCGGGCACGCCCGGTCGGCTTCATCAGGCGGCCCGAGCGGCGGGCGGCCAGGCGCTGCGCCTGCTCGCTGCTGAGTCCGAAGCGCTCCACGAGCTGCTGCTCCAGGGCCGGACGCACCTCGTCCGGGACAGGTTGACGGAGGGTGACCGTGTACTTCATGCGTTGCCCTTCCTGGCCGCCGGGCCGGTCGTCCCCGTATGGGACGCGCCGCCGGGCTGCCACGGCTCAAGTCGCCGGGAATGAAAAGAGAGTGCGGAGCCGTTCATGCCAGCCCCCGCGCGCGCAGGTGCCGCACAAAGGCCTGCACCTGCGCCTCGCTGAGCTGCGCCGCCACCCTGGAGAGCAGCGTGCTGAGGGGAATCTGCTCTCCCAGTTCGTCGAGAACGTCGTCCACCATGAATTCGCCCATTGGGCCGACCACGGCGATCACGCACTGGGTGACCGCCTGCGCCGAGGCCTCGGTGACCGGCTGGGTGCGCTGGGCGGCGCGGCTGGCCCAGGCCGCGGCCTGCGCGACGGTCGCCTGCACGATCTGCGGCGTGACCCGCGCGAGCCGCGCGACCTCGGCCGCGTCCCGCACGCCGTCCACGTGGTGCAGCACGCGCCACACCGCGAAGGGGAGGGGGGTTTCGCCGGTCAGGCCCGGCGGCCAGGCGGGGGTGCCTTCTGCTGTTTGCGGGGCAGTCATGGTGTCTCCAGTCCGGCGGCCGCCCACTCGGGCCGCGCGCGCAGTTCCGTGATCGGCAGGTCGGCCAGCCGCAGCCCCAGGCGGGCCAGGGTGGCCTGGAACCCGCCGAGCAGCGCGGGTTGCACCTCGGCCAGTTCCAGTTCGGGTTCGACCCGGAGCTGCCCGCCCTGCACAGTGACCTCCTGGGCAAAGGGGTCGAGGCAGGGATGCTCGTCGGCCAGGCGCATGCTGACCTGCCGCCACGCCTCGTCCAGCGGTGTGACGCGGTGGGCGGTGGCGATCAGCTCGCGCCAGAAGGCCAGCAGCGCCGCCTGACCGACCGCGCCCCCCCCGAGCTGCGAAAGCGTCTGGCAGGCCGCGCCGGAAGCGGGCAGCGTGCCGCCGATGGCGCGGCCCCCCTCCCAGAAGCTACAGGTGCCGTCATGCAGCAGCACCCCCGCAAAGCGTTGACGTTCCAGGTCGGCCTGGAGTTCGGGCCAGTGGGTGGCCTGCGGCTGTGGCGACCCGGTGCGGCTGGCCCACACCAGTTCCGCGACCGCCGGGGCAAGCGGGACCAGCGTGACCTGCGCGCGCGGCAGGGCGTTCATGGCCAGGGGCCAGGTCACGTCACCGGCGGCGGTAAAGCCGCCCCGCAGCGTGCCGCGCACCCAGACGAAGCGCGCCCAGTCCGGTCCCTGCTGCGCGTCGAAGATGCCGCTCAGGCCCTCGGCCTGCCGGGCGGCGAGGTCCACGGTCACCTCGGTCCAGGGGTAGTGGTCGGTCAGGAGCTGCACGTAGGCGGCACGGTCCAGGGGCACGGAAAGGCGGGGTTGGGGCATCGACATGGCGTTTGGGGAGTCCTGAGGAGAATGAAGAAGAACCGCAGAGGTCGTGGCCCGTGGCCGGAGCGTCACGACATCAGAGAAGAACTTGGCCCTATCACACCGCACCGGCTCTTACGCGCCGCTTACATCCTCACCCGGCCTTCATGCCGGAATCAGAAAAACCCCGCCCGGCACGCGGCCCAGGCGGGGAAGAGGTGGGAACAGACTTCAGCCCAGTTCGTTCAGCAGATCCTGCACGCGGGCCTTGAGGTCGCCGCGATCCTGGGGGGTGCCGAGCTGGTGCAGGCCGCCGTGGTAGGCGTCCGGGTCCCCGAACAGGCGGGAGAGCGCCTCGAACTCACGCTGGCTGCGCAGGCTGGCATCGTCACGGAACAGGGTCACGTACTGGTCCTGAAACGCCCAGTCGCTCAGTTGCCCGTCCAGATAGGCCCGCATCAGGCGGCGGTACGGCTCCACGTTGTCGTCGGTGGCGACCGCGCCCTCGCCGCTGCGGCGCGGCACCTGCGCCTCGAACACCGGGGCCAGGGCCTCGGGGGTGATGTCCCAGTTGTTCACCTCGAACCGCGGCTGGCCTTCCTGGAACAGGATGAACTGCGGGCTGTGGTGCTGGATGCCTGTCAGCTCGGCCACGTGGTTGCTGGCGGGCCGCCAGTCCACCACGCGGATGAAGCCCACCGGCAGCTCGTGCTTTTGCAGGAAGGTTTCCAGCACGCCGAAGCCCTGCATGGTCTTGTGGCAGGTTCCGGCCTTGAACACCGCCGCCAGCGGGTACTCCGCCAGGAAGGTGTCCACCTCCTCCGGGGTGGTGAGGGGCACCAGCACCTGCTGCTGCTCGGCGGCTGCGGAAGAGCCTGAAGTCTGCGTCATGCCCCCAGCATAGCGCCCACTTTAGAAAACGAAGTGAGGTGGGCCACAGGGACAGAGCGGGTATCCTGAGGCATGACCAGCGCCAGCGAATTCGTCCACCTCGTGCTGGGAAACGTTTCTGTCAGCGCCTTCGTGATCCCGGAGGAGCTGAGCCGCATCGAGGCGGGCGAGGTCGTGGACGTAGTGCTGAGGCAGGTCACGGCCATTCATGGCGACGTGGGCGAGGAGCTGGCGCTGGGTGACGTGGCCTGCACCTTCATCGGCGGGGAGCCTTCGCCGTTCGTGCCCGCGCCGCATCGGGACGGCTAACCCAGCGCCCACACCTGCGCCTTGAGGTGCGTGGCACCGGGGTAGTCCTCGCCCGCGCCCAGCCCAG from Deinococcus carri includes these protein-coding regions:
- a CDS encoding HAMP domain-containing protein, translated to MKYTVTLRQPVPDEVRPALEQQLVERFGLSSEQAQRLAARRSGRLMKPTGRARADLLLHVFEDLGAQVALEEVRDETTEMPSPFQAAPAAGSVLRAVPDLGGSAAPAASLPEAGAASRAEPGVLTLPADDVWADLAADPFAPAALGTDPFAAPLRAEGTAPVGASSLPPFPAADAAPGGGGLAGTLPVTPADPAGGNPAGSGDIWSDFTGALTIHDSKPQAEAEAASPEMFLTAVSDEARGPLGRRRSLARQMTVGALAPLALSTALTLGLLTAILPSLQRQLVQQNAEAVAVAVGTSLDTRDQETVNAQLDALLKRSSVGFVRVELPDGTTYFRSQNPQLDGTLQGRVAGFLKDHPETGTFVTSGSAADAYREQLKQLEEVGAGDSPQAKELRDLAGNKDNQQAERTNYVVSRLGVVDTGNGQRTTASATEDSSDLLYRIAVGVPTNQAQANLRNTLLLVLGVSLLALVLAAILALRAARRVVQPIERLVKVADAISMGDLTRPVQADRNDEIGDLAQALERMRLSLESAMDRLRRRKRA
- a CDS encoding monothiol bacilliredoxin BrxC family protein, which gives rise to MTQTSGSSAAAEQQQVLVPLTTPEEVDTFLAEYPLAAVFKAGTCHKTMQGFGVLETFLQKHELPVGFIRVVDWRPASNHVAELTGIQHHSPQFILFQEGQPRFEVNNWDITPEALAPVFEAQVPRRSGEGAVATDDNVEPYRRLMRAYLDGQLSDWAFQDQYVTLFRDDASLRSQREFEALSRLFGDPDAYHGGLHQLGTPQDRGDLKARVQDLLNELG